The Haploplasma axanthum region AGTCATTTCTTCATAAACATATTTAAAGACTTCTATTAAATCTAAGTCTCCAGTTTTTTCAACTCGTCCAAAGACTTCTTGAACATAATCATTATTTTCTTTATCTAATGCTTCTTCTTCTTTTTGACTCCACCATTTTTTGCTAATTAAATACTTTTTCAATCTTTCAATCGGATCTTTCTTAGCCCATTCTTCAACTTCTTTACTATCACGATATAATGTTGGATCATCAGATGTTGTATGAGCACCCATACGATATGTTAATGCTTCAATAACAACTGGAACGCCTGCTTTAGCACTTTCTCTTGCTTCTCTCATTGCAACATACATTGCAAGAACATCATTTCCATCAACTTGGATTCCTTTAATACCTGCTGCAACTGCTTTTTGAGCTAATGTTTCAGCTTTTGAAGCAACACTTCTTGGTGTTGAAATACCCCATTTGTTATTTTGAACTATAACAACAAGTGGAGATTGCATTGAACCAGCAAAGTTTAATGCTTCATTAAAATCACCATGTGATGTACCACCATCACCAATTGATGCAACAGCAATTTCATCTTTACCTTGTCTTTGTGCCGCCATACCAAGTCCAGCTGCAATAGCTACTTGTGAACCAATAATAATATTTACTGGTAAAACGTGCGCTTCTCTTGGGAACTTACTTCCCATTTCATTACCGTACCAATATAAATAAATATTTTCTAGTGGTACTCCTTTATATAACATCATGTTCAATTCTCTAAATGCTGGCGATAACCAGTCACCTTCTTTTAATGCTGCCATAGCACCTACTTGTGTAGCTTCTTGGCCAATATTTGGTGGGAATGTTAGCATTCTACCTTGTCTTTGATATTGAACTGCTCTTGTATCTGCAACTCTTCCTAAAGTCATTGTTTTGTACATTTTTAATAATGTTTCTTTATCTAATTTAGGGTCTAAATCAGGGTTAACAATTTTTCCATTTTGATCCAAAATTTCTAATTTTTTCAGCTTTAATGGATCGTAAGTTTTAATTAATACGTGACTCATGTTATATTTTTCCTCCTAATCGTTTCATTACCTTCATTATACATTCTTTCATTTTTTTTTACAAAGTCTTTGCTTACTAAACTTGTATCGCTTACATAGTAAAAAATAGTAACCGCTTACACGTTTATAAATGATAGATAATCCTTTCAAAAAGGACTTTAAAATTAAAAACCGTATAGTTTTTATACTATACAGTCTCATTGATTAATACTTTTCTTGTTTTAAAATGAATAACAGTTAACTAAGTTATTTCACATATATTATAGGTACATAATTCTTTTTTATATTCTATCCTTTTCATTAACAATTATATTTTTTATTCTTTCAATTATTCCTTCACATATTTTTCTTGATAATCTAAACTCATCTGCAATACTTAGCAAATCAGATTCATTAGGTTTCGAATTACCATTTACAGTCATTTCATGTTCTAATTTATAATCTGTTTTTGTTATGTCATATGCTGGTGTTAGCCTATAGCCTTTTAACTCTTCATCATATAAAAAGGAAAAATTCTTTCCATGATCATCTCTATTCCCATATAAAACATTAAAACTCATTCTTCTAAATGCTTCATATAAATCCATTTTGTCTATAGAAATTTTTTGAATTACTTGAAACAAATGATAATAATCCATATTAGGTATTTGATGTGTTGTCTCTAGTATTGCAGAAAGTGAAATAACATGAACTTTTTGCTTATTTTTTCTATCAAATCTTTTAGCGCCGAAATAGCCTTTACATCTATTTGATTCAAAAAGTTTAAACTCATTAACATTTATAGAAGCTTCACTAGCTTTCTTATTTGCAATATATTCATCAAATCCAACATCAAGTGAATCATTTAAAGCACCAAATTTAACTATCCACTCTTCATCATTAAATGATATATGAACCTTTGGTCTTGCTCCTCCTGAAGCACCACCAAAATTAAACAAATCATCTAAATTCTCATTCTCAGTTTTACTCTCTAATATTTTTTTTGTATTTAGAGCTAGGTTATCTAAATCCATATTATCATTTTTCACATATTCTCTTTGAATAGGTTCATAAGTTAATCCCCCAAGTCCATTACTACCAATTAAAGTTAATCTTTCAAGTGGTGTCAATTTCTCAAAATTTATTCCCTTTTTTGCGAGCATTCTTCTGACTAAAAACTCTCCCCATCCATCAGGAAGAGAATCATTAAACACTCCATATAAGCCTTTAAAATAAGGACTTTTTGATATGTAAACATCATCACTTAGTGGAAGTGAAAAAGGTGAAATAGAAAAACCATTCTTAACCCACTCTTCATCATATTGAAATCCAATTCTATTATTTTCTAATATTTGCAAATACCCAACTAATCTCTCATTGTATTTAACTAAAACTCTGTCTATATTTTTCACTACTATCTACCTCTCAAATTTTTAACTATTTGATTTTTAAATAGCTCATTAAAATCATCTAAACATCCAATTACATCACTAAGTTTTAAAAGCGAAGATAATGAAATATCTCCAGTGGATTCAAACCTCCTAATCGATCCATAACTTACCCCCGATCTACTACTTAACTCTTTTTGGGTAAGCCCGATTTCTTTTCTTCTCTTTTTAAATCTTTCAACCAAGTTATTTATAATTGTTTGTTCCGTTTCAACTGTAACAAAATCTCCTATATCAAACTTTTTATTCATATCGCTAATATTTTAGCATTTTTAACTTATTTTGTCAATTATTGCTAATATATTAACTATTACAGTTATGAAAAAGTAATGAAAGATTAATAATCAAAATGCTTAATTTATATAATCAGTAAAATATATTGATACTTTTTATATTTTCAAAAACTTCACCCTATCCATTAAATAACCTTTTATTATAAAAATACATCCTATGCAAATCTAGGATGTATATATATTTCAAAACTATTTATAAAAATCTTTGATATTCACTTTTTTGGTGCAAAATTATATTAACTATAACTATCTTTTTTCTCTTCATTTATTTGTAAAATATTATATGATTTTCAGCAACAATAAATTTATAACCTTGATTCTTCAATATTTTATATCTAGGATTTGCTCTTCTTTCAGTAAATTTATCAAGTAATAAAATAACTTTTTCTAATTTATTCAAACAACTTATTGCGTCATTATAACTATATTGCTTATATTACATTCTTAATATCTATTAAATACTTTTATTTCTTATGATTTTAATCATTTCTACTAATGCACCATCATTATGATGACAAACCACATGCTTAGCCGCATCTTTTACTTCATCATGTGCATTAAGTGGAGCAAATCCATACGCATTTTTAACCATTTCATAATCATTTATATGATCTCCAATAGTATATAAATCATATTCTTTAATATTTGCATACTTTAAAGCAATCTCAATTGCTGATCTTTTTGAAGTGTCTTTATTAACTAATTCAACATAAGATGAACCTGATGGAATAACTTCAATTTTATCAAAACTTTTAAAAGCTTTTGCTTCTTCTCTAACTTTTTCATTTTGACTTGGATCTACAACAAAACTTGCTTTAGTAATATTTTTATAATCAATTTCATCAACATAAACTTTTGTATATGGAAAACCAACTTCAATTATACTTTTTTCTTTATCTTGCACAATAATATAATGTTCATATGGTGACATTATTGCAAGAACAACATCATTTTTAAAAGCATAGCCAATAGCTTCTTGAAGTGCTTCTTTATTTAAAATTTCTTGATAAATTATTTTAGAATGTGCATAATCGTAGACTAATGTTCCATTTGATAATACAAATGGTAAATTAAATTTTAGTTTTGTGTCTTTAAAAAAAGGTGATACACTTGAAATATTTCTTCCTGTTGCTACACCAAATAAATTACCATCTCGAATCCAGTCATTAATTGCAGAAATATTTTCATTTGAAAAATAACTCTTATTATTACTATCAAGATTGAATAACGTTCCATCTAAATCAGAATATATTATTTTTTTCTTCACTTTATAATTTCCTTTACAACTTTTATTTTTTCAGAATCAATTTCCTTAAAATTATTATTATCAAATTTCACGCCTGATCCAAAATGTACTTCTGAAACATTTGCTTTAGTAACAAAATCTTTGATGTTTGTAATATTAAGACCTGAACCTGCAAGAAGTATTATATCATTTTTAATTGCTATTTCATTCATTTGACTTAAAAGTTCAATAGAATCAACCACAGAATCACTACCAGCTGATGTTAATATTCTATCAATATCATAGTTTTTCAAAATATTCATTGATTCAATTAAATCTCTTGATCTATCAATTGCTCTATGAAAAGTTAAACTTAAATTACCTTTAGCATCAATTACTTTTTTTAATACTTCTTCATCAATTTGATTATCTTTAGTTAATGCTCCAAAGACTATTCCATATGCATTCGTTAGTCTAATCCTTTTAATATCTTCAATAATTACTTCTAGATCATTATTGTCATAAACAAAAGATTTTGAATGTGGTCTAACCATTACCATAACTGGAATTTTAACACTATTTACTATTTTTTCAATTAACCCAATTGATGGTGTTAATCCACCTTCTTTAATCCCTGTTACAAGTTCAATACGATCTGCACCAGAAGATTCAATATCGATTGCTTCTTTAAGAGTAGTTGCTATTACTTCTAATAACACAAAAATCACCTCGCGTTGTTTGTACTATTATATCATATAAATTAATACTTTCTTAACTTGACTTTACAAGTTTGGTAGTATAATAGATATAGGAGGATAATTACATGACTACATTAAAAAACTTAACTATCTATACTGAGGAAGGCATATTAAAAAATGCTTATATTAAATTCGATAAAACTATTTCAGAAATTGGAACAGGGAATATCGACGGGATTGATATGAAAGGAAAAATTCTTATTCCTGGATATATTGAACAACATATTCATGGCGTTTCAGGGGCTGATACAATGGATGCAACATTTGAAGCAATAGATGCTATGGTAACAAACTTACCTAAGGAAGGAATCACTTCTTTCTTTCCAACAACAATGACTGAAACAGAAGAAAACATTATCAATGCCTTAAAGAACATTAAAGAATATAAAGAAAAAAGCACTTCAAAGGGTGCTGATATTGTTGGTGTTCATCTTGAAGGACCATTTATTAATATCAAATTTAAAGGTGCTCAACGAGGGGATGCAATTAGAAAACCAAGTGTTGAACTTTTCAAAAAGTTTAATGAAGCATCTGGTAATCTTGTAAAACATGTTACCTTTGCACCAGAAATTGAAGGTGCTGATGAATTTATTAAATATTTAAAAGCTAATAAAATCGTTGCATCAATCGGTCACACAAATGCAACTGATGAAGAGGCGTTTAATGCAATTAAACTTGGTGCAAACCATTTCACACATGCATACAATGCAATGAGTCCCTTCCACCACCGTAATATTGGGGTCATTGGTGCTATGTTATTAAGTGATAATACTTTTGCAGAAGTTATTACTGATGGGATCCATTCAAGTTTTAACGCTGTAAAAATGTTATATAAATCAAAAGGATATAAAAATATTGTTTTGATTACTGACTCAATGCGTGCAAAATTATTACCTGATGGTGAATCTGAAATAGGTGGACAAAAGGTTTATGTTAAAGGCTTAGAAGCTAGACTAGAAGACGGAACACTTGCTGGAAGTATTTTACGTTTTGAAGATGGTGTTAAAAACTTTAGACGTGTTAACAACTGTTCAATTGAAGAAATAATTGAAATGGCTTCAGTAAATCCTGCAAAGCTTCACAATCTTTTTGATTCTAAAGGATCAATTAAAGTTGGAAAAGATGCTGATTTTATTATTACTAATGATAATCTTGATGTTTTAGAAACATACTGCTTAGGAGTTCGTTTAAAATAACGAACTCTTTTTTTATTCAACTAATGCAAATGCTCTTACTAAACTTGCTTCTGTTTCAATTTTTAAAGGTATAGCGAAAAACTCGATTTTTTGATAGTTTAATAGTTCTTTTAAATTTGTTGCATTTTCAACAATAAAAATTCCTTCATTAAAGAGTATCTTATGAACATTAAAAGGTTCATAATCAGGGCTAGGTGTATCTAACACAAGCATCTTAATCTTCTTACTAGCAAGTTTTCTAGCCATATTTTCTGTTATATTTGGATGCTTTAAATAATAATTTTCTTGTTTAATGTTAAATCCTGTATAAATTATCAAAATACAATTTTCTCTAATAAGATTTTCATATTCTAGTGACCACTCGATAATGTCTCTACCTTCTGAATCAATAACTATTGCTTCACCAAAAAAGTTTGTGAGTGAATAATCACTAACAGACAAATCACTTTTTATTAAATGTTTAGGTACGTCAATATGTGTTCCAATATGCATATTAGTTTTTATTTCATTAATCACATAACCATCTGTTTCAAGATTTTTTTGTTGCTTAATTTCAAATTTGGAATCACCCGGATAAATTGATATCTCTTCATTTATTAAATAAGTTAAATCAATTACTTTTTTCATTTTTTCACTTTCACAGAAAATGTTTGCTCATTAACTTCATAACCAAGATTTTTTAATAATGCACTGAATTTTGAAAAACCAAAATTTTTAACATTAAAGTTTTCAAACTCTTTATCCATTGAATTCTTAAGTTTTCCAATATTTCCTTTTTTAGAATTACCTAAAAATTCTACAATATACTTTTTAACTTGTTCTAACGTTAAACTATTTTCATACTTAACAAATGTCGTTGTATTTTCAGTACTTGTATTAAAGCCTAATTTCGTTACTAGTGAAGTTAAATTTGATGAGCCATATTTTCTAGGATCAAAATCTGAAAACTGATTAACTAAAATATCTCCAAGTCTTGATAATTGCAACTTATTATCTGTTCCATTTTCTAAAATGATATTTTCAATTGTTATTCTTAAACTTTCATATTTGTTTGTAACTTTAACTTCTTCAATCTCATCTTCAAAATATTCAAAATATTTAAACTCACTACAAGCAGATTTAAAAGCATTTGTTACTTTCTTTTCTTCCCCAATTCCAATAACAATTGCCCCTGCTTCTTTTAATCTAATAGCTAGTGGTGTAAAATCTGAATCACTTGAAACAATGAAAAATATATCAGCTTTATCTTGATATTTTATTTCAATTGTATCAAGCGCCATTTCCATATCAGCAGAATTCTTTCCACTTGCAACATTAAACTGATGCATCGGCTTAATAGCATAATCTAGAGCCTTCTTTTTCCATTCATCAGCAAGTCTATTTATATCCCCATAAAATCTCGCTATTACAAGTTTTCCATATTTTGATATTTCTTTAATTATATGATCAATGTATTTATATCCTACATTTTCCGCATCAATCATTAAAGCTACTCTATTGTCCATTATTTACTTCCTTTCAATTCATTTATTTTCTTAATCATATCACTAATTGCTCCATCATTATGGTGACAAACAACATGATCCGCAATTTCTAAGATATCTTGGTGAGCATTAAGTGGAGCAAATCCTACATCTGCATTTTTTATCATTTCATAATCATTTATATAATCACCAATTGTATAGATTGTATAGTCATTAATTCCTACATATTCTAATATTCTTTTAATTCCAGTTATTTTTGATGTTCCTTTATTAATCATTTCAATATAAGTTGGGGCAGATGGAATAAGTTCTAATAAATCAAAAGATTTAAAACCTTTAACATCTTTTAATACTTCTTCACTTCTATCTTTTGTAACAGAAAAACTAACCTTTGTAATCGAATCATATGGAATTTGATCCTTTGTTATTAATGTATAATCAAATACTGGCATCTTAAATTTTTCTTTATTTTTTGGTTCTAGCATATAATGTTTATCTGCTGTAATTAAAAACATTAGTGCTTTCTCTTCACTCAATATATACTTAACAGCATCATCAATTATCTTAGAATTTAAAATTTCTTGATAGATTATATGATTTTTCTT contains the following coding sequences:
- the pdhA gene encoding pyruvate dehydrogenase (acetyl-transferring) E1 component subunit alpha yields the protein MSHVLIKTYDPLKLKKLEILDQNGKIVNPDLDPKLDKETLLKMYKTMTLGRVADTRAVQYQRQGRMLTFPPNIGQEATQVGAMAALKEGDWLSPAFRELNMMLYKGVPLENIYLYWYGNEMGSKFPREAHVLPVNIIIGSQVAIAAGLGMAAQRQGKDEIAVASIGDGGTSHGDFNEALNFAGSMQSPLVVIVQNNKWGISTPRSVASKAETLAQKAVAAGIKGIQVDGNDVLAMYVAMREARESAKAGVPVVIEALTYRMGAHTTSDDPTLYRDSKEVEEWAKKDPIERLKKYLISKKWWSQKEEEALDKENNDYVQEVFGRVEKTGDLDLIEVFKYVYEEMTPNQVEQYENYKKFLEGGK
- a CDS encoding type II toxin-antitoxin system HipA family toxin translates to MKNIDRVLVKYNERLVGYLQILENNRIGFQYDEEWVKNGFSISPFSLPLSDDVYISKSPYFKGLYGVFNDSLPDGWGEFLVRRMLAKKGINFEKLTPLERLTLIGSNGLGGLTYEPIQREYVKNDNMDLDNLALNTKKILESKTENENLDDLFNFGGASGGARPKVHISFNDEEWIVKFGALNDSLDVGFDEYIANKKASEASINVNEFKLFESNRCKGYFGAKRFDRKNKQKVHVISLSAILETTHQIPNMDYYHLFQVIQKISIDKMDLYEAFRRMSFNVLYGNRDDHGKNFSFLYDEELKGYRLTPAYDITKTDYKLEHEMTVNGNSKPNESDLLSIADEFRLSRKICEGIIERIKNIIVNEKDRI
- a CDS encoding helix-turn-helix domain-containing protein; its protein translation is MNKKFDIGDFVTVETEQTIINNLVERFKKRRKEIGLTQKELSSRSGVSYGSIRRFESTGDISLSSLLKLSDVIGCLDDFNELFKNQIVKNLRGR
- a CDS encoding HAD-IIB family hydrolase, translating into MKKKIIYSDLDGTLFNLDSNNKSYFSNENISAINDWIRDGNLFGVATGRNISSVSPFFKDTKLKFNLPFVLSNGTLVYDYAHSKIIYQEILNKEALQEAIGYAFKNDVVLAIMSPYEHYIIVQDKEKSIIEVGFPYTKVYVDEIDYKNITKASFVVDPSQNEKVREEAKAFKSFDKIEVIPSGSSYVELVNKDTSKRSAIEIALKYANIKEYDLYTIGDHINDYEMVKNAYGFAPLNAHDEVKDAAKHVVCHHNDGALVEMIKIIRNKSI
- a CDS encoding copper homeostasis protein CutC, whose protein sequence is MLLEVIATTLKEAIDIESSGADRIELVTGIKEGGLTPSIGLIEKIVNSVKIPVMVMVRPHSKSFVYDNNDLEVIIEDIKRIRLTNAYGIVFGALTKDNQIDEEVLKKVIDAKGNLSLTFHRAIDRSRDLIESMNILKNYDIDRILTSAGSDSVVDSIELLSQMNEIAIKNDIILLAGSGLNITNIKDFVTKANVSEVHFGSGVKFDNNNFKEIDSEKIKVVKEIIK
- the nagA gene encoding N-acetylglucosamine-6-phosphate deacetylase, which codes for MTTLKNLTIYTEEGILKNAYIKFDKTISEIGTGNIDGIDMKGKILIPGYIEQHIHGVSGADTMDATFEAIDAMVTNLPKEGITSFFPTTMTETEENIINALKNIKEYKEKSTSKGADIVGVHLEGPFINIKFKGAQRGDAIRKPSVELFKKFNEASGNLVKHVTFAPEIEGADEFIKYLKANKIVASIGHTNATDEEAFNAIKLGANHFTHAYNAMSPFHHRNIGVIGAMLLSDNTFAEVITDGIHSSFNAVKMLYKSKGYKNIVLITDSMRAKLLPDGESEIGGQKVYVKGLEARLEDGTLAGSILRFEDGVKNFRRVNNCSIEEIIEMASVNPAKLHNLFDSKGSIKVGKDADFIITNDNLDVLETYCLGVRLK
- a CDS encoding cyclase family protein; protein product: MKKVIDLTYLINEEISIYPGDSKFEIKQQKNLETDGYVINEIKTNMHIGTHIDVPKHLIKSDLSVSDYSLTNFFGEAIVIDSEGRDIIEWSLEYENLIRENCILIIYTGFNIKQENYYLKHPNITENMARKLASKKIKMLVLDTPSPDYEPFNVHKILFNEGIFIVENATNLKELLNYQKIEFFAIPLKIETEASLVRAFALVE
- a CDS encoding NYN domain-containing protein; this encodes MDNRVALMIDAENVGYKYIDHIIKEISKYGKLVIARFYGDINRLADEWKKKALDYAIKPMHQFNVASGKNSADMEMALDTIEIKYQDKADIFFIVSSDSDFTPLAIRLKEAGAIVIGIGEEKKVTNAFKSACSEFKYFEYFEDEIEEVKVTNKYESLRITIENIILENGTDNKLQLSRLGDILVNQFSDFDPRKYGSSNLTSLVTKLGFNTSTENTTTFVKYENSLTLEQVKKYIVEFLGNSKKGNIGKLKNSMDKEFENFNVKNFGFSKFSALLKNLGYEVNEQTFSVKVKK
- a CDS encoding Cof-type HAD-IIB family hydrolase, encoding MKKNVIFSDLDGTLLNYEDRKSFISEKNLKAIDSWIENGNFFSVATGRNIKSAKRFLEHNKFNYNLPLVLSNGTVLYDIKKNHIIYQEILNSKIIDDAVKYILSEEKALMFLITADKHYMLEPKNKEKFKMPVFDYTLITKDQIPYDSITKVSFSVTKDRSEEVLKDVKGFKSFDLLELIPSAPTYIEMINKGTSKITGIKRILEYVGINDYTIYTIGDYINDYEMIKNADVGFAPLNAHQDILEIADHVVCHHNDGAISDMIKKINELKGSK